From a single Aricia agestis chromosome 17, ilAriAges1.1, whole genome shotgun sequence genomic region:
- the LOC121735553 gene encoding uncharacterized protein LOC121735553 isoform X3, giving the protein MSTTHFIVFSMLLAVSYSQRSPYAGRDPIGYPKIEVTTVSTTTVRNQDTLGNKFGENQTTTTTTTERLPLEALGDRELVNRLGQLPQDKQPFWFLNWQELEKHRTRPHTFDQKPNVFISPVTLPPNTINNNQVPQQNSLNNQVAQQTNVLNNQVQPQNNLNQVPQQNAINNLVVQRPQNSLNNQVVQRPQAGLNNQVVQRPQAGLNNQVVQRPQAGLNNPVVQQQNAFNNQRMPQLNFRSF; this is encoded by the exons TGAGCTACAGCCAGAGGTCACCTTATGCTGGTCGAGATCCGATTGGCTACCCCAAGATCGAAGTGACCACCGTCAGCACCACTACAGTGAGAAACCAGGACACTTTGGGCAACAA ATTCGGTGAAAACCAAACAACAACAACGACAACAACAGAGCGATTGCCGCTTGAAGCACTCGGCGACAGAGAGCTGGTGAACAGACTGGGCCAGCTGCCTCAAGACAAGCAACCCTTCTGGTTCCTCAACTGGCAGGAGTTGGAGAAACACAGGACCAGGCCTCACACATTCGACCAGAAACCAAACGTCTTCATCAGCCCAGTGACTCTTCCACCGAATACAATCAACAACAACCAGGTGCCGCAGCAAAATAGTTTAAACAACCAGGTTGCCCAACAAACAAATGTCTTGAACAATCAAGTGCAACCCCAAAATAACTTAAACCAAGTGCCACAACAGAACGCTATCAACAACCTGGTTGTGCAAAGACCCCAGAACAGCTTGAACAACCAA GTGGTGCAAAGGCCCCAAGCTGGGTTGAACAACCAAGTGGTGCAAAGGCCCCAAGCTGGGTTGAACAACCAAGTGGTGCAAAGGCCCCAAGCTGGGTTGAACAACCCAGTAGTGCAACAGCAAAATGCTTTCAACAACCAAAGAATGCCTCAGCTAAATTTTAgatctttttaa
- the LOC121735553 gene encoding uncharacterized protein LOC121735553 isoform X2, translating into MSTTHFIVFSMLLAVSYSQRSPYAGRDPIGYPKIEVTTVSTTTVRNQDTLGNKFGENQTTTTTTTERLPLEALGDRELVNRLGQLPQDKQPFWFLNWQELEKHRTRPHTFDQKPNVFISPVTLPPNTINNNQVAQQTNVLNNQVQPQNNLNQVPQQNAINNLVVQRPQNSLNNQVVQRPQAGLNNQVVQRPQAGLNNQVVQRPQAGLNNQVVQRPQAGLNNPVVQQQNAFNNQRMPQLNFRSF; encoded by the exons TGAGCTACAGCCAGAGGTCACCTTATGCTGGTCGAGATCCGATTGGCTACCCCAAGATCGAAGTGACCACCGTCAGCACCACTACAGTGAGAAACCAGGACACTTTGGGCAACAA ATTCGGTGAAAACCAAACAACAACAACGACAACAACAGAGCGATTGCCGCTTGAAGCACTCGGCGACAGAGAGCTGGTGAACAGACTGGGCCAGCTGCCTCAAGACAAGCAACCCTTCTGGTTCCTCAACTGGCAGGAGTTGGAGAAACACAGGACCAGGCCTCACACATTCGACCAGAAACCAAACGTCTTCATCAGCCCAGTGACTCTTCCACCGAATACAATCAACAACAACCAG GTTGCCCAACAAACAAATGTCTTGAACAATCAAGTGCAACCCCAAAATAACTTAAACCAAGTGCCACAACAGAACGCTATCAACAACCTGGTTGTGCAAAGACCCCAGAACAGCTTGAACAACCAAGTAGTGCAAAGGCCCCAAGCTGGGTTGAACAACCAAGTGGTGCAAAGGCCCCAAGCTGGGTTGAACAACCAAGTGGTGCAAAGGCCCCAAGCTGGGTTGAACAACCAAGTGGTGCAAAGGCCCCAAGCTGGGTTGAACAACCCAGTAGTGCAACAGCAAAATGCTTTCAACAACCAAAGAATGCCTCAGCTAAATTTTAgatctttttaa
- the LOC121735553 gene encoding uncharacterized protein LOC121735553 isoform X1, translating to MSTTHFIVFSMLLAVSYSQRSPYAGRDPIGYPKIEVTTVSTTTVRNQDTLGNKFGENQTTTTTTTERLPLEALGDRELVNRLGQLPQDKQPFWFLNWQELEKHRTRPHTFDQKPNVFISPVTLPPNTINNNQVPQQNSLNNQVAQQTNVLNNQVQPQNNLNQVPQQNAINNLVVQRPQNSLNNQVVQRPQAGLNNQVVQRPQAGLNNQVVQRPQAGLNNQVVQRPQAGLNNPVVQQQNAFNNQRMPQLNFRSF from the exons TGAGCTACAGCCAGAGGTCACCTTATGCTGGTCGAGATCCGATTGGCTACCCCAAGATCGAAGTGACCACCGTCAGCACCACTACAGTGAGAAACCAGGACACTTTGGGCAACAA ATTCGGTGAAAACCAAACAACAACAACGACAACAACAGAGCGATTGCCGCTTGAAGCACTCGGCGACAGAGAGCTGGTGAACAGACTGGGCCAGCTGCCTCAAGACAAGCAACCCTTCTGGTTCCTCAACTGGCAGGAGTTGGAGAAACACAGGACCAGGCCTCACACATTCGACCAGAAACCAAACGTCTTCATCAGCCCAGTGACTCTTCCACCGAATACAATCAACAACAACCAGGTGCCGCAGCAAAATAGTTTAAACAACCAGGTTGCCCAACAAACAAATGTCTTGAACAATCAAGTGCAACCCCAAAATAACTTAAACCAAGTGCCACAACAGAACGCTATCAACAACCTGGTTGTGCAAAGACCCCAGAACAGCTTGAACAACCAAGTAGTGCAAAGGCCCCAAGCTGGGTTGAACAACCAAGTGGTGCAAAGGCCCCAAGCTGGGTTGAACAACCAAGTGGTGCAAAGGCCCCAAGCTGGGTTGAACAACCAAGTGGTGCAAAGGCCCCAAGCTGGGTTGAACAACCCAGTAGTGCAACAGCAAAATGCTTTCAACAACCAAAGAATGCCTCAGCTAAATTTTAgatctttttaa